The Prinia subflava isolate CZ2003 ecotype Zambia chromosome 2, Cam_Psub_1.2, whole genome shotgun sequence genomic sequence tttatcttGATGTTAGAAATCTGTATATAAACTAAGCAATGGTAGTgtaagaataattttatttagtattttgGTAACACAATGATACATCTCAAAATTACCATAGAATTTTGCTTGCTAAATGACTGCATACATTCTAAATAGGTGCTACTAAACTTGAGTAACTTCACAGGTTACATGAGGCATGATGTGACCAACAGCTATATAGTGTGTAATCCCCTGACTGACAAGAGCAGTGTGGATGGATTTTGCACTAGTAGCCAATGCACAGTTAAAGCTTTTGGAAGAGTACAAAATTGCAAAAGCCATTTTTTATTACAATATGAGTTGATGATCCTTGCATTAGGATAGTATGTAGGTTAcatactttatttcttttaataacaGTACTTTAAAAGGTACaagaaaaattgttttgctAGCATTTGATCTAATGTAGATCTCCATATGAGAATGCTGAGTATCTTATAAAGCTTTTCACAGGTATAGGCTAAGTTCTGGGATATCACAAACTTGTACATAATTAGAAAATCACCTGAGCTTACTCCATGTGTACGTAGCAGAACGCTTTTTTAAGCTGTAAAAAGAGATGATAGATGCCATATGAAGTCAGAGACCTTAAGCAGGTACATTATGACTGTGTGGAGTTATAGAGCAGTGCTTGTAGGCTTGattcaggtttttaaaatcagtAGCAAAGCCTGTACTGAAGATCAGGACAGTGTTGTTAACGCAGCTCTCCCCAGcgtcagcaggagctgtgtcccagctgccAGTGTGCCTGAGGCTGGCCACCTATTGGAAGTCACAGTGCAAATCCTTACTCAGGTCTCTGCAGAGCTACTTCACTGCGTGGCACTGTAACCTTGTTTTTCTAGCTCTGCTAATACTTCATCTGGTactcagctgagcacagcaagTCATGTGAGGTACTCTCATGTCTGATGGATTTCATAAGTAATTGAGGGTGACCTGCAGCTCCAAAGAAGTGCCCAACACTTTTCATATCAGGCTTTTACATAGGGCTGTTTGCTTTCTAGAGAAATATGCAGCTTTGGGAAACAAACATTAGCTGGAGGTTCAACACCATAAAGTTTCATGCgtgttttactttaaaataatacgtggtttttgaagaaaatttatGAACTTTGCCTCACAAATATTGTAAAAGTACTTTTTGTTCAGTTAATGGGTACTTAGGACATGTAATGCTACTTTTCCTTCTGAGACTTTGCTCCAAACAAATTCTACTAAAAGTACATAGTTGATTTTTAGATGTACTATTTAACTCAACCTAACAGAATGAGTGAGTAGGGGTATTATTTGCTGTATGCTTTACTTGAGGCCTGTGGCATTAATGTTTTAATATAAATCCCCCCAATCTCACTTCTACCTACCTTGGCCAATGTGGATTTTACTGGACTTACCCATATGCTTAGGGACAACAATATTAACTCCTTCCTAAAGAAACAAACTTCAGCTATACCTTTATAAATCTAATTCAAATACTTGCTTTGTTTGTGAACATGCTAATGAACAGATTAGCATAAGATTTGTATCACCCTTGCCATCTAGTGACATAGAAATTCTGATCTTTCAAAACTTTGTGAAGAGTTACTATATTAGGACATTCTGTTGATTTTCatataaaacataaattttAGTTTCAAACATGCTTACAGGaaagtcttttatttttttaggcaTTTATGTAAACATTTTGGAATGCTGAAGGCAAGACTTTACATTGCCATTTTACCAAAAATCGTATGAACACTTATTATTGAAGCATTCACATACATCCCACAACATCAGAGCTGCCATGAGCCTATGGCAGTTTCCAGCAGAGTAAATTCAGAAGCAGGCTGCAGTGTTCTGAGCAactgcttttgttctttttttaataagagaCTTCACTTCTGAATGTGGAGTCACTGAAGGCAAACTTAGAGTTAAGGCATAGTGCATGGAGACATGGAAAGGATTACAGAGACAGTTCCTGGAGATGCTCCAACCAGTCAGTAGATAAAAAGCACTTTAGAATGACAACTTCTGTGAACCAGctagaaaagaaaaggcttaCTTTCAAATTGCATATGTTTTATCATTTAATATATTGTTCCCCTGGCTCTCCTTCTAGAATTAAAAAGATGCCTGAATTATACCTTGTGCAACTTTGCTTCCTGCTTTTATAACGTGTAATATTGGCTATGTACCAAAAATATCACCAGAACAAGCTATGAGTTATATAAGTctaaaaagagagagggaggttATCTGTAGACACAGGGCTTATTGCTTAGGCATTTGCTGACAGCTGACTTTCACTGGCTGCTTTCTCTGCTTGCAGTCTTTGGACAGCCTGGTCGAGCAAATCCATCGTATCTCTAAGGGTAACATTCAAGGTGAACGGCTTAGGCTTAATGGTCAGCCCGTAGGTGAAGTCCATTTTAGGGTCCTCGTTTGGATTGGCAGTAAAATTGCACTGATGCACCAGTATGGAGGTAAAGAGGAAGAGCTGCACCTTGGATAACTCCTCTCCAATACACCGACGCTTCCCCAATGAGAAAATCATCACGCTGCTAGTAAGATCTTTATTGATGAACCCATTCTCATCCAGGAATCTTGTTGGATCAAAGTCCTCGGGGTTGGACCATTTTGCTGGGTCATGATTCACTGACCACTGATTGACAAAGATGACGGTGTCCTTGGGAATGAGGTAGCCCATGATGAAGGTGTTGGTCGTGGTGGCATGTGGGATAGTCACAGGCACAAAGCTGCTGAAACGCATGGATTCATACAGGAAAGCCATGATGTAGGGCAGGTGAGGCTGATCTTCAACACATGGCAGACGGTCTCTTCCAACAATCCTATCCACTTCCTCTTGCATTTTAGCCTGCACTTTCGGATACCTGTCATTTAAAGCAAGATGTGTGTGCGTACATAACACTTTCAAAGGACTTTCTTACAAACAATCcttgctgtaaatatttttcacagaatctCACTGCTATCCTAAATGATGCAGTTTGAGCAGAGTTTAAATGTACTGCAGGAACATGTAGACCTCAGTTGAGAACTTTGATATAAAAACAAACTTCCCATGCATTGGTGTAATTCAGATTTGCTCAGTTTTTACTTTACTATCCCACATAATTGAATCCcaacataaaaaataacaatagCCTGAAGTGTGCTGAAACTGAATATTCTGATccaattttgaaaattaattctaaacCTAGAATTACTTGTCTCTTTTAAGTATTGGATTTTCCATGGGACCAAGAATTTGATTTTCCAGCTCAAGTATGTGACTTTTAAAAGTTAGCATGGAGTTTGTTATCACTAGATGTATTTCATACCTTTAAAAGCCTGCAGGTTTctaaactagaaaaaaaaatcccaattacTAAATTGTCAGAATGGTTTTATGAACATCCCACTTTTAGTTTGAGAAGACATTTTCTAATGAATATCAAATTATGTTTTCTCTATAATGTATTTAAAGATGACTGTCTTGAAGTCTGGCCAGTTTGGAATGCTACACAGTAACCGAAGAAGATCAAAATGTTAATACATCTTTTGCTTGTCCCAAAGCACACATTCTGCCCAGGAGCCTTGTTTTAAGTATTCAAGTTTGGCTCCTGCATccttgctttttccttctgcagcagaCTCACACGTCAGGTGCAGGGCAAACATGAGAACTGAGGAGAAACCCAGAAGTTACATGAACCCTGGGCATCACACCCTGAGCTGGAGTGTTAAATATTTGCCTGTTTTTCAAGAAGCGACTGAGTAGCTAAGGTTTGCATGAGCCTACAAATTACGCAGGCGATGAAAGGAAAAGCCGGGATAGGCAAGAGAGTCCGTGTACTGGCACCTTCTCTTAAGCCACCTCCCCTCTCCGAGTCTCCCGGCGGACGGGCGGTGCCAGGGCAGCGCTCCGGCCGGCTGCCCAAGGGGTCTGCCTTGCCCAGTCACGCAATGGCGAGGAAGGCACACACACCGGCAGCTCAGCATAATAGCGGGTTTGTAAACCGGTGCACGAACTCTTTATCGTGCTTAAGCAGTTGTTATCCTGTTCCTATGATCTCCTTGATCTTGACCTGCTAAAATCTGTTACTTTCAGGTTTTACTCGGCTGCCTTTCTGCCAGCCTCTCCTTATGCACCGCAACCCGACCGCCTGAGTAGGgtgggatttcttttcttttattctttcttatctctttctGGCAGGTTTCCCACAGCTTCCGTGATAGTTAATCGGCGCTGCACGGGCTGGCGCTGCCCGGTCTCGCAGACCCGCGACCCGacggctgctccctgcctgggccGCGCCCCCGGCTGCCCCAGGACCGGAGCTCCATGCGCCGGCTCGGGCGGGCTGCTCCGGGCGCGGAGCCCTCCCAGCAGCGCCTTTGCCCGTGCGGCGCAGTTTAAACGGGGCTCCCCCGGGGCTGGCGGGCGCTCGCACCCGGGGCGGGCTCCTATGTGCCCCCCACCCCGGGCCGGTGGGGCGCCCCGGTgtgccgccgcccccgccggcaCGTACCTgatgaggaagatgaggagcCACTGCAGGGCGGTGGAGAGCGTGTCCTGGCTGGCGCCGAAGATGTCGGTGACGGTGGCGGGCACGTGCTCGAGCTGCAGCCGCGGCTGCTCCCGCTGCAGGCGGATGAAGGCGTCCATCATGTCgcggggggcggccccggggcgcaGGCTGCGCTGGTGCTGCAGAAACTTGCCGCGGACGAAGCCGTAGAAGTCGCGGTTGAGGTCGCGGAAGGCGCGGTAGGCGGCGCGGACGGGGCTGGGGAAGCGCTGGAGCCAGGGCAGCGCATCTACCAGGCTGCCGGCGCCCACCGCCCGCCCGAACTGCTCGTTGCGCCCCACGATGCGCAGGAACTCGCCGTCGCCGTGGCTGTAGCGGCGGCCGAAGCACAGGGCGCTCATCACGTTGGCCACGGCCACCACCAGGACGCGCGAGGGGTCGAGGAAGGCGCCGCCGGCGCTGCCGCGCACCAGCAGCGCCACCAGCGCCCGCGCCTCGCCCACCAGGTGCCGCTCCAGCAGGCGGCGGGTGGCGGGGCTGCCCGTGGAGAAGGCGCGCACCGTGGCGTGCGCCGCCCGCCGGTGCAGCTTCCAGAGCTCCGAGTATCCGCCGAAGGCCAGGCTCAGCCCGCCCGACACGAGCTGGAAGGACGGGAAGGGCGGGCGGCCGGCGAAGGCGGCCCCCTGGCGGACGAGGGCCTGGCGGATGGCGCGCTCCCCGTTCAGCACCACCACGGGCCAGCGCCCCAGGCGCAGCTGGAACACGGCGCCGTAGGTGCTGGCCAGCCGGGCGAAGGAGAGGTGCGGGGCGCTGCCCAGCTGCGCCGCGTTGCCGATCAGGGGCCAGGGGAAAGGGCCCGGCGGCGCCCGGCGCTGGCCCTGCCGCCGGCgctgctgatgctgcaggaggagcttgCCCAGGTGGATGGCGGCGAGCAGGCAGAGGATGAGCAGGAGCGAGCTTTGCAACGGGGGGATGCCGTGCAGCGCTTCCCCGAGCCTCTCGAGGGCCATGctgaaagggaaagggaaaggtcAGCGGGCAGCGTCCCCGCGGCATGGGGGGACCTTCAGGTCCCGCGGGCAGGGGGAAGCCCGGACGGGGCGCGCTGGCGGGGCGGAGGGGAGCGCCGGCAGCAGTCCCAGCGCTCGGAGTCTGGGCAAGTCCTTGCTGTGCGCTCCTCGTGTGCCTAAAGCCCCCCGAATCCTGTGCGAAAAACAAGGGATAATCGATAATCAAGTGGCAGGCTCCTAATAAGAGATCGAAGTCGTATTTGGCGGggggggctgctgctctctctccaCCGGTAGGGAAAGTTCTCAGCGAGAAATCCAACAGGTTACAGCTGAAAGAGTCACAGAGCGAAGCAGGAGGATGCTCTCTCCTGACGAGCCTCCGCAGATGCAGGCAATTGCCGTGCGCCGGAGACAGGTTAATTCCGGCgctgcacatccctgccccCGGCGAAAAATCCCCTGCGAGAAACGGGTTACCCGCCCCGGTGTCGGAATTTCCCGCTGCTCCGGAGAAGCCTCCGCACGCGACCACGGAGCCCTCTCCGTCCCgagcccttccctccttcccgcACCTTCGGGCCCGTCGCGGCAGGGCAGGCTGGCGGTGTGCCGCCCCGAGATGGGCTGCGGAGGATGTCTGAGCACTGCGCGGAGTGCTGACTGGTCCCGCTTCCCATCCCCGTGCCCGGGACCGCCCGCTCCTACCATTTGCTCCAGCCTTTCAGAAGCAGCGAGGGGATGAAGGGGTGAAATAAGCGGCGGGCAGAACTGACCTGTTGCGCGCTGCTTCCATCCGAGACCTTGAGGAGGATGGAGACGAGCTGTGCGGCCGGCGGCAGCTCTAATGGACAGCTGCGGCTCCGAGGAGAGCGGCGACGGCAGCGTTCAGATCCAAGCTTTTGGGAAAGTCATTAGGAGCCCCGGTACCTGTCACCCGGAGCTTGGCAGGTCATGCGCAGGCAAATGCCAGTTGCGCTCGTTCCCAGCGCAGTTATCACCTTTCCAGCTCTTTAACCCTTCGGAGCTCGCCCCAAGGCAGTCACCTGCCCCGGGCAGCTCCGCGGACCGCCAGCGAGCGGGCTGCTgccccccttccctctccctccctcccacctcctgcagggctgcaggacgGGACGGGGCTAGCCCAAGGCGAGCGGCTCAGAGGGCGCGGAGGGGACGGCCCGCTGCTCTCAGGCTCAGCCGGAACCGGAGCCGCCACCTCTGGGCGCCTGGCATTGCCACTCCCGGCTTTAAACCCGCCGGCGTCCGCGGTGCGCGGCGCGGTGCGGGCGGGACGCGGACGGCCCCGCTGGCAAATCGCCGCTGCCTGGCCCGTCCCCTGGCTTGAGGGGTCGCAGTTATTTGCCAGCTGCCCTTGGGCCCTCGCCAAGCGGAGCGGCTGAGCCGCGGATGCTTTTATGGCCGGGGCCAAAAGTTTTAGCGGAGGAGGTGCCGGGAGGGGAGCGGGGTGGCGGGCGGGCTCGCAGCTTTCGCTGTCGGGAGGCGAAGTCTCGCCTGCATCTTAGGGGCTGAGGCAGCCGAAGAGCTTCCCCTCCTCCGCCTGTCGCCTCCCCGTTGCGTGCGGAGTTAGCATTGCGTGAGCCGGGGCTGGAAAGCCTCCAGCCATCTCCTCCCCGGGCCCCTACCCCTCCTCTCAATACCTGACACCAGCTCCGGGGAG encodes the following:
- the LOC134547115 gene encoding cytochrome P450 1B1 yields the protein MEAARNSMALERLGEALHGIPPLQSSLLLILCLLAAIHLGKLLLQHQQRRRQGQRRAPPGPFPWPLIGNAAQLGSAPHLSFARLASTYGAVFQLRLGRWPVVVLNGERAIRQALVRQGAAFAGRPPFPSFQLVSGGLSLAFGGYSELWKLHRRAAHATVRAFSTGSPATRRLLERHLVGEARALVALLVRGSAGGAFLDPSRVLVVAVANVMSALCFGRRYSHGDGEFLRIVGRNEQFGRAVGAGSLVDALPWLQRFPSPVRAAYRAFRDLNRDFYGFVRGKFLQHQRSLRPGAAPRDMMDAFIRLQREQPRLQLEHVPATVTDIFGASQDTLSTALQWLLIFLIRYPKVQAKMQEEVDRIVGRDRLPCVEDQPHLPYIMAFLYESMRFSSFVPVTIPHATTTNTFIMGYLIPKDTVIFVNQWSVNHDPAKWSNPEDFDPTRFLDENGFINKDLTSSVMIFSLGKRRCIGEELSKVQLFLFTSILVHQCNFTANPNEDPKMDFTYGLTIKPKPFTLNVTLRDTMDLLDQAVQRLQAEKAASESQLSANA